From one Molothrus aeneus isolate 106 chromosome 19, BPBGC_Maene_1.0, whole genome shotgun sequence genomic stretch:
- the LRRC8A gene encoding volume-regulated anion channel subunit LRRC8A, with product MIPVTELRYFADTQPAYRILKPWWDVFTDYISIVMLMIAVFGGTLQVTQDKMICLPCKWVTKDSCNDSVRGWTVAAPERPYYNTSLVPSTDSGPTGIRYDLDRHQYNYVDAVCYENRLHWFAKYFPYLVLLHTLIFLACSNFWFKFPRTSSKLEHFVSILLKCFDSPWTTRALSETVVEESDTKPAFGKMNGSMDKKSSTVSEDVEATVPMLQRTKSRIEQGIVDRSETGVLDKKEGEQAKALFEKVKKFRTHVEEGDIVYRLYMRQTIIKVIKFILIICYTVYYVNNITFDVDCKVDIESLTGYRMYRCAHPLATLFKILASFYISLVIFYGLICMYTLWWMLRRSLKKYSFESIREESSYSDIPDVKNDFAFMLHLIDQYDPLYSKRFAVFLSEVSENKLRQLNLNNEWTLEKLRQRITKNSQDKLELHLFMLSGIPDTVFDLIELEVLKLELIPDVTIPPSIAQLTSLKELWLYHTAAKIEAPALAFLRENLKSLHIKFTDIKEIPLWIYSLKTLEELHLTGNLSAENNRYIVIDGLRELKRLKVLRMKSNLTKLPQVVTDVGVHLQKLSINNEGTKLIVLNSLKKMVNLTELELIRCDLERIPHSIFSLHNLQEIDLKDNNLKTIEEIISFQHLHRLTCLKLWYNHIAYIPMQIGNLTNLERLYLNRNKIEKIPTQLFYCRKLRYLDLSHNNLTFIPPDVGLLQNLQNLAVTANRIESLPPELFQCRKLRTLNLGNNVLQSLPSRVGELTNLSQIELRGNRLECLPVELGECPLLKRSGLVVEEDLFNTLPLEVKERLWRADKEQA from the exons ATGATTCCAGTCACCGAGCTGCGCTACTTCGCTGACACTCAGCCAGCCTATCGCATCCTGAAGCCGTGGTGGGACGTCTTCACGGACTACATCTCCATCGTCATGCTGATGATCGCCGTGTTCGGAGGGACGCTCCAGGTCACCCAGGACAAAATGATTTGTTTGCCCTGTAAATGGGTTACCAAGGACTCCTGCAATGACTCTGTCAGGGGATGGACAGTGGCAGCCCCGGAGCGTCCCTACTACAACACCAGTCTTGTTCCCTCTACCGACTCGGGGCCTACAGGGATCCGATACGATCTGGACCGGCACCAGTACAACTACGTGGATGCGGTGTGTTACGAGAACCGTCTTCACTGGTTTGCCAAGTATTTTCCTTATCTGGTGCTGCTACATACCCTCATCTTTCTGGCTTGTAGCAACTTCTGGTTCAAGTTCCCAAGGACCAGCTCCAAGCTGGAGCATTTTGTGTCTATTTTGCTTAAGTGTTTTGACTCTCCATGGACAACGAGAGCATTGTCTGAGACGGTGGTGGAAGAGAGCGATACCAAACCAGCGTTTGGAAAAATGAATGGTTCCATGGACAAGAAATCCTCCACGGTCAGTGAGGATGTGGAAGCCACTGTTCCCATGCTGCAGAGAACAAAATCTCGAATTGAGCAAGGGATTGTGGACAGGTCTGAGACCGGTGTCTTGGACAAAAAGGAAGGTGAGCAAGCCAAAGCACTCTTTGAGAAAGTGAAAAAGTTCCGTACTCATGTGGAAGAGGGAGACATAGTTTATCGCCTGTACATGAGACAGACCATAATCAAAGTAATCAAGTTCATTCTGATAATTTGCTATACTGTGTACTATGTCAACAACATAACGTTTGATGTAGACTGTAAAGTGGACATTGAGAGCTTGACTGGCTACAGGATGTACCGCTGTGCTCATCCTTTGGCCACTCTCTTCAAAATCTTGGCTTCTTTCTACATCAGTCTGGTGATTTTCTATGGTTTGATCTGCATGTACACACTGTGGTGGATGTTGAGGCGGTCGCTCAAGAAATACTCCTTTGAGTCCATCCGGGAGGAGAGCAGTTACAGTGACATTCCTGATGTGAAAAATGACTTTGCTTTTATGCTCCATCTGATTGATCAGTACGACCCCCTCTACTCCAAGCGCTTTGCTGTCTTTCTGTCAGAGGTGAGTGAGAACAAATTGCGGCAGCTGAACCTCAACAATGAGTGGACTTTGGAGAAACTACGCCAGAGGATCACCAAAAACTCTCAGGATAAGCTGGAATTGCATCTTTTCATGTTGAGTGGCATTCCTGACACAGTCTTTGACCTCATTGAGTTGGAGGTCTTGAAGCTGGAGCTTATCCCTGATGTCACTATTCCCCCCAGCATTGCTCAGCTCACCAGCCTTAAGGAACTGTGGCTCTACCACACAGCTGCCAAAATCGAGGCCCCAGCCCTTGCCTTCTTGAGGGAGAATTTGAAATCGCTCCACATCAAGTTCACAGACATTAAGGAGATTCCTCTTTGGATTTATAGCCTGAAGACACTAGAGGAGCTTCACCTGACAGGGAATTTGAGCGCTGAAAACAACCGATACATTGTGATAGATGGACTGAGGGAGCTGAAGAGGCTGAAGGTGTTGAGGATGAAGAGTAACCTCACCAAGCTGCCACAGGTGGTGACAGATGTTGGTGTCCATCTTCAGAAGCTTTCCATCAACAATGAGGGCACCAAGCTCATTGTCCTCAACAGCCTTAAGAAGATGGTCAACCTGACAGAGCTTGAGCTGATCCGGTGTGACTTGGAACGCATTCCTCACTCTATCTTTAGCCTCCACAATTTGCAGGAAATAGACCTGAAGGACAACAACCTCAAAACTATTGAGGAAATCATTAGCTTCCAGCACTTACATCGTCTCACTTGCCTTAAATTGTGGTACAACCACATTGCCTACATCCCCATGCAGATAGGCAACCTGACCAACTTGGAACGCCTTTACCTGAACCGTAACAAGATAGAGAAGATCCCTACTCAGCTCTTCTATTGCCGGAAACTTCGGTACTTGGATCTCAGCCACAACAACTTAACTTTCATACCACCAGATGTTGGACTTCTTCAAAACCTGCAGAATCTGGCTGTGACAGCCAACAGG attgaaAGTCTCCCAccagagctgttccagtgcaGGAAGCTGAGAACCTTGAACCTGGGAAACAACGTGCTGCAGTCGCTGCCCTCGCGCGTGGGAGAGCTGACCAACCTGTCGCAGATCGAGCTGCGAGGGAACCGCCTGGAGTGCCTGCCCGTGGAGCTGGGAGAGTGCCCGCTGCTCAAACGCAGTGGGCTCGTGGTGGAGGAGGACCTGTTCAACACCCTGCCCTTGGAAGTCAAGGAGCGCCTGTGGAGGGCAGACAAAGAGCAAGCTTGA